The genomic segment ACCCAGGGCCGTGCGATTCAACAAACTCTTGCACGTCTGGGAGCGACGCAGCTGAAAGCTGTTAAAGTTTCCAAACGTTTTTTGCTGGACCTGGATGGCGACGAAGCCAGCAATCTGGAACTGGTGCAGAAGCTTGCTGCAGAGCACCTGGCCAACCCAGTGTCTGAAACCTTCAAGTGCAGGAAAATCTAAGCCATGACTCGTGTGAGTAAGCTCGGACAACCTCGCATCGGTCTTATCCAATTCCCTGGCTCCAACTGCGACGCAGACTGCGTCGATGCCTTCAAACGTCTCTTCGATATCGACATTCAGCTCGTGTGGCATGAAGCCCACGAGCTTCCTGCTTTGGACGGCGTGATCCTTCCGGGCGGGTTCAGCTATGGCGATTATCTGCGCGGCGGTGCCTTGGCCAGTTGCAGCCCGATCATGGGTGCGGTGAAGACCTTTGCCGGCAAAGGCGGACCGATCATTGGAATCTGTAACGGATTCCAGGTCCTGACAGAATCTCAACTCCTGCCTGGCACTCTTTTGAAGAACGCCAGCCAGACTTTCATTTGCCAGTATGCATACCTGAAAGTGGCTGCTGGAAACAGCGGCTATCACCAGCGTCTGCAGGGCAATCTCTATAAGGTGCCCATCGCTCATGGCGAGGGTCGCTTCTTCGTTCCCGCGGATCAGCTGAAAGCGCTGCAGGACAAGGGTCAGATCCTTTTCCAATACGCCGATGCTGAAGGTAACGTGAATGATTCCACCTCGCCCAACGGCGCAGTGGCGAATATCGCGGGTATCGTCAGTGAAAACGGCCGCATTCTGGGCATGATGCCGCATCCCGAGCGCGCGTCCGATGCGCTGCTTGGCAGCAACGACGGGCAGCCCATACTCGAAGCCTTCCTGGCGACCGTCCTTTAGACGAGTCATGGAAAATGGGGCCCGATCAGGGCCTTTTTTTGTTCCTTTAGGAGCCAAACGTTATGCAGAAAGAACTCCTCCAACAGCTTGCTCAACTCTCGAAGAATCCGCGTGCACAGCAGATCGCGGAAGAGGGTGAGGCGTTCAAACCCCTTCTGAAAAAGCACAAAATCAACGATACCGAATATAAGACCCTGCGTGAAATCGTCGGCCGCGCCCCAACTCTGGCCGAGCTCGGCGTGTTCTCGGCGATGTGGAGCGAGCACTGCTCCTATAAGTCTTCCAAGGTCCACCTCAGAAAACTGCCCACCGAAGGCAAAAACGTGGTGGTTGGACCGGGTGAAAACGCAGGCGTCGTGCGTTTATCGGAAAAACTCTGCGCAGCCTTCAAGATGGAAAGCCATAACCACCCGAGCTACATCGAACCCTATCAGGGCGCGGCGACCGGCGTGGGCGGGATCCTGCGCGACGTCTTCTGCATGGGCGCGCGGCCTGTGGCGAACCTCAACTCGCTTCGCTTCGGCGAAAGGAGTCATCCCAAGACGCATTATCTTTTCGCCAATGTGGTGAAAGGCATCGGCGATTACGGCAACTGCGTGGGTGTCCCGACTGTTGCGGGTTCGGTGTCCTTTGATAAAACTTATAACGGCAACATCCTGGTCAACGCCATGACGGTCGGTCTGATTCATGAAGACCGCATTTTCAAAGGCTTTGCCACAGGTCAGCATAACCTTGTCGTCTACGTCGGCTCCGCCACGGGACGCGATGGCATCCACGGCGCTTCGATGGCGTCGGATAGTTTCTCAAGCCAGGCATCCGGGGAACGTTCGACTGTTCAGGTCGGTGACCCCTTTGCCGAAAAACTGGTTCTGGAAGCGACTCTCGAAGTCCTGGAAAAAGGCCTCGTCGTTGGTCTTCAGGACATGGGCGCCGCGGGCCTCACCTCATCATCTTTCGAGATGGCAGACCGTGCTGGCAACGGCCTTTATATGAACCTCGACTACGTCCCGACACGCGCGAAGAACATGAGCGCCTATGAGCTTTTGCTGTCCGAATCCCAGGAACGCATGCTCCTCTGCGTGGAACCTGCGAAGTGGCCTGATCTTCAGGAATGCCTGAAAAAATGGGAACTCGCTTACGCTGTGATCGGTGTCGTGACGGATACCGGCCGCATGCAGTGCGTGAAGAACGGCATCCTTGAAGTGGATGTGCCCGTCGCGCCTTTGGCCGATAGCGCGCCGCGTTATGAAAGACCTTATAATCTTCCCAAACGCAGCTACAGCCAGGATTCCAGCCTTCGCCAGAAGCTCGCGGGCATCAAAGCCACGGATCTTCTTGTGCAAATGATTCAGGAAGATGGCAACAAGGAGCGGATCTATCGTCAGTACGATCATCATATCGGCACCAAGACCATCCTGGGGCCGGAAGAGCAGGGCGCAGGCCTTCTCTGGATCCGTTCAGACTGGGCGAATCCCAAGGAAACGCACCTGGGTCTGGCTGTGTCAGCGGCCTGTAACGAGCGCTACTGTTCGCAGGATCCGATGCTCGGCGCAGCGCATGCTGTTCTGAAATGCTATCGCTCCATCGCTGCAACCGGAGCCGAACCCTTGGCTGTCACGGACTGTCTGAACTACGGAAACCCTGAGGATCCGGAAATCATGGGCCAGATCGTGGCTGGCATCGACGGTATTGGCCTCGCCTGTCGCGAGCTTGATACCCCGGTCGTCAGCGGTAACGTCAGCCTTTACAACCAGACTGATGGTGTGAGCATTGCTCCCACGCCGATGATCGGTATGATCGGCAAGCATGCGGACGTGCGCAAGGCCTTGCCGGCTGTTCTGGAAGGGGCTGCGACCCTTTACCTTCTGAAGCCCAAAGCGTCCACGCCTGTTTTCGGTGGAGCCATGGTCATGAAGGTGCTTGGTCTTGAGAGCACCACGGAAAGCGTTCCCACTGTGAGCTGGCAGCAGGAAAAAGAGGCTGCGGGACTGATTCGCGAGCTGATGAATAAAAATCAACTCAACGCCGCGCGTGATGTCGGTGCGGGTGGTGTTTTGACAACTCTCGCGAAAATGACTCTTGCTTCCGAAAACCTGGGATTGGATGTATTGTTAAAACCCACTCCCGCAGAAGCGATGTCGACCTATTTTGGCGAAAGCAGCGGGACCTATATTCTGGCCAGTGCATCCGCCTTGGATGTGACTGCGCTCAACAGGACTCTTCAACATTCAGAAGTCGTGGAGCTGGCCAAAGCCGCTCCGGGTCAAGATATCAAGTTTGATGGTCAGATCGTAGGACGTCAGCAGCTGAAGATTTCTTCAGAAGCGTCGCTGGATATTTGAAGAGCCGTTTGCATAGAGGAAACTAAGTTTATGGCAGGCTTTCGTGAAGAATGCGGTGTCGTCGGTGTGATGGGCGATCCCGAGGCTGCGAAGCTGATTTATCTGGGGCTTTACGCTCTGCAGCATCGCGGACAGGAAGCAGCGGGTATCGTGACCATGGATGGGCGCGGTGAATTCAATGGCCACAAGGCTTTTGGCCTTGTTGGCGATGGCTTTACCAAAGACATCCTCACCAAACTCGATGGCAATAACGGCATTGGTCACAACCGCTATTCGACCAGCGGCGGCAGTCGCATGGTGCAGAATATTCAGCCTTTCTCGTTCAAGACCCAGCTCGGCCCGGTGTCGATTGCCCACAACGGCAACCTCACCAACGCTGATCAGCTGCGACAGGAACTGGAGGCTCAGGGCAGTATCTTTCAATCGACTTCGGATACCGAAGTCTTCATGCATCTGATCGCCCGCAGCGAAAAGGATCAGCTCCTGGATCGTATTGTCGAGGCGATGAAGAAAGTAAAAGGGGCTTACTCCCTTGTGCTTTTGACCAAGGATCGGCTCTTCGCTTTGCGTGACCCTTATGGATTCCGGCCTCTCGTCATGGGCCGTCGCGGATCCGCCGTGGTCGTAGCCAGCGAAACCTGTGCTTTGGAACTCATTGATGCCGATATTGAACGTGAGATTGCGCCGGGTGAAATTGTTGAGATTTTCCCGGATGGTTTTGCCAAATCCTATTTTCCAATCCAGAGTCCGCGGAAGGCCTTCTGTTCGTTTGAGCCCATTTACTTTGCGCGACCCGATTCGCAGATCTTTGGTGAAGAGATCTATAATCTTCGCAAAAAAATGGGAGCCATCCTCGCGCGTGAAGCTCATGTCGAGGCGGACGTCGTCATAGCCGTCCCCGATTCGGGCGTGCCGATGGCGCTGGGTTACGCTGCGGAAGCCGGCCTGCCGATGGAGCTGGGACTGGTGCGGAATCACTACGTGGGCCGTACCTTCATCGAGCCTTCGCAGTCGATTCGTGACTTTGGTGTGAAGCTGAAGCTGAATCCGGTCGGGTCTTCGCTGCGGGATAAGCGCGTGATCGTGGTCGATGACAGTCTCGTGCGCGGGACAACGTCGGTGAAGATCCTGCGCATGATCCGTAAAGCGGGAGCGAAGGAGATTCACATGCGTCTGGGTTCACCGCCGATCACGCACTCCTGTTATTTCGGTGTGGATACGCCGGAGCGCAGTCAGCTTCTGGCGGCCCAGCGCAATATCGAAGAGATTCGTGACTTCATTGGAGCTGATACGCTCGCGTTTTTGAGCACCAAGGGTCTGCGTGAAGCGCTCGGATCGAACAACTGCAACAATTATTGCTACGGTTGCTTCAACGGTGACTATCCCGAGGATCCCTGTCGTCCGATTCCCCCTCAGCCGACCGATAAAACCGGTGGCCCAGGACTCAAAGCCGGGTTTTGATTTGCCTGATAATCCTCCAAGCAAACTCGTGGAAGGGGTCGATTATACGATCGACCCCATCACGGGTTATATGATTTTTACGGCGGCCTATCATCTGCGGCGCGGGTACTGCTGCGGCAGCGGCTGTCGGAATTGTCCTTACCGGCCTGAAGAGCAAAAGCAGGGCGGGCCCTCCGATGATTGAAACATACCTGAATAACTTACAAATTTCATAAAGACAGATAGTATTTCGGGCCTTTTTGGGGCCGATTTCTTTCAAAATGACGCAAAATGCACAATTTTGTATACTTACTGTCATTATGAAAAACATCATTCATGACATTCAGTTGATCAAGCAGTTTGCGACACCGCTCCGGGGTGTTTTTCTGATTTCCGACCTCATTCAGCTCATGGCCGAGCCTCATAAGACGGCTGTTTACCGTCGGATCGCGGATCTGGAGGAAGCCGGACTCCTCGTAAGATTCATCAAGGGCGTCTACGTCAGCGACGATGTGGACCTTGCCACGCTCAATCAAAAAATCTGTTCGGAATCTTACGTGAGCTTTGGAACGGTGCTGGCTGAGCATCAGATCATTCCCGCGCATCCTTTGCAGACGCTGGATGCCGTCAAATCCGGGAAGACGCGGATTCATGAGACGCGACCTTGGCGAGTGAGACAGTTCGGTGTGGCATCGCATCTTATGTTTGGTTTTGAGCATGCTCAGGGCATCAATCGGGCGACGCCTGAGAAGGCGCTTCTCGATACGTTCTACTTTCATCTTCATGGCGTCACCTTTCCTTTTGATTTGAAAAGGGACATTCGCTGGAAACGCGTGGATCGTGACATTCTGCATGTCTATCTGCAGGAATATCGAAACCCCAAGTTTGTGGTCTACATCGAAGGGCTTATGAAATCGTCTGGCCTTGCATGACGCGCACAGGCGAGCCTTCAGCCACCATCATGGAGTGCGGTTTTTCCAGATAGGGATGGAAAATATCGGGATAGAAGCGGGCGAAGTTGCCCTGGATTTTCACCTGCACATCATCCCACACTCGTCAGCGGGGATGTTCCACCTGGTATTCCGTGGATGCCTCCCGCCCTTTCTTTGCGTAACCAAAGTAATGTTCGGTGATGAATTCAGCGAGTGAGCCTTCCTCCAAAGGTTTAGGTTCACCGTTCAGCATGGCTTCGATAGAGCATGACCCATTCTGATCGGCCCAATGGTAGGCAACCTTCTTTTGATTTTCGAGATGATGAGCTTCATGATTCATGGTGAGACTGCGGTAGCGCTCGCCATAGAAAAGGTTCGCAGTTGCCGCGATGATCGTGAAAGGCACGATTTCCCGTACGAAAACCACAGCCCGGCGCTCCACCCAGGCTCCCTGCTCCTGAACGCGCCGCTTCACATAGAAGCGAAGGTTCACTTCTTCAAAGTCCGCAGCCCAGGGGAGCGTCATGCCTTTGACGCTTGTGCCGGCAAAGGAAAATCCAACGAGGGACACCAGCGTTTGATTGTTCCAGCTATCGACTTCCACGCCGTAAGGCAGAAACTCCTGAAGAATATGGGCCGGAACTTCGAAGTTTACCAAAATCAGGTGATGCCACTGTGCAGACAGAAACACCTCAGGTCTGGGTTGAAACAGAGGACTCGCCAGAGATAAGTCAGCAGGAAACAAAGCCCGCTGCTCGCGAGGCAAAACTGCGCAAATGTCCTTATCCCGCGCCCGGCCCGCAATCTTATAACGCCTTGAGGCATAAAGATCATAAAAGAAATCACAAAGCCCAAGCGGCAAGAGCCTGAACAGAAGTAAAAACTTCCAAGGCCACCCCAGCTCAGAAACAATCGCTGACACAGCCGCCGCCCGCGCCCACAGTTCTCCATTTTTCCAAACGATCAGACTGCTGGTGAGATCAAGCTTCAAATTCTTACGGATAGTCGCTTCCAATTCCGTACCCGCAACGCTTTGCAGGGCAATGAAGCGAAAGCGTTCCCGCTGGGAGCGGCGCAGTAAAAACTTCACCACGAAATGGCAGGTCGCACATTCACCGTCGTAAAACACAAGGGTCGGCGTACAGGGGAGCTGATGATAGCGTGGGGCCATGCAGAATGTCTCCTTCAGCCAGACTAGAACAGGGCCCATTTTATCTCTAGCAGCTTATAATTTGTCATAAACATTTACGACAAATTATTTCAATCGGGAACAAGGTGAAATATGTCATAAGTGATTTTTGTGACAAAAAAAGTCTTAAGTTTTCCTTGAGAATTTGTCATAAATTCCGATTGGACAATATAATATGAGGTCCTGGAGGGCGATATTTTGTCAAAAAAAGCCGGTCGGCCCAAGGGAACGGACCTTCAGTCAGTGCAGAAAACCGATCAAGTTATCACAAACAAGCTAAGGCAAAGTCCAGGCACGAACCCGACCGCCTTTCTTGCCGAAAAGCTTGGCCTTTCTCGCCAGGCAGTTCTTGCCCGCCTCAATCGGCTTTTGGATTCGGGCATACTGAGAGCTGAAGGCAAAGGCAAAGGCCGAATCTATTTCGTCTCAGAAGCACTTCCGGTCGAGCCTCTCGTTCTACTGCCTGTTCAAGAACTTGCCAAACTCGGTGAAGATGAAATATTCAAACGTCACATCAGTGAAAGGATACAGTCCCTCGCACCTCATAACAAAGGTCTCTATTCAAGGCAGCAGTATGCCCTGACCGAGATTTTGAACAATGTCATTGATCACTCGCAGGCGAGTCAGTTTCTTGTCCGTGCTTATCCGAGCGAAAACGGAGAAAGTGTAATCCTTGAAGTTGAAGACAACGGCCGCGGAATATTTGACTCCATAAAGTCCTACTTTCATCTCCAGGACTATTGGGAAGCCATCGGTGAGCTGGCAAAAGGTAAAAGGACAACAGACCCGACCCGACATGCAGGAGAAGGCCTTTTCTTCTCGGCGCGCATGGCTGATTTTTTTGAAATTGAAGCTAATTCTTTAAGATATCAATACTCATCAGAGCAGGACGATTGGAGTTTCGGCGCTAGCCCTCGGCAAACCGGAAGCCTCGTGCGACTGACTACGCAAATCAGCAATCAAAGAGTTCCACAGGATGTCTTTGAAAAATACACGAATGACTATAGCTTTGATCAAAAATCACCCAGGCTTGCAAATCCCTATATAATAAACCTTCCCCCAGGACATCTACCCTCCCGGTCGGAAGCGAAAAAGATCCTGGCTGGAGCAGAAGACTTTACCAGCATAGTCATGGATTTTAAGGGGGTGGAGTCGATAGGTCAGGGATTTGCGGACGAGGTCTTCCGTGTTTTCAAGACAGCTCATCCCAATATTGAGATCGAGGTGAAAAATGCATCAGCGTTCGTACAGCGAATGATCGCGCATGTACAAAGGGGCTAGAGATGACCACGTTCCGTAAGGGCCAGATGCCAGCCTTCTCCATTTTTTTCTGCCTCATCGTCCTAATGGCCTTTTCCCACAGCTGGGCGAGTCAGGCTCGTCCTGTGGTGAATGACATCACAAGACTGAATCCCATCCAGGTGGATATCAAACGTGCCGTTCGAAATCCCAAAGGTCCGATATCCATTGGTGGAGGCCGCTTCAGTATGGGCGGTCAGACAGCAACGGACAACGCCCTGCAGATCGATATGCGGACATTCAACAGGATTCTCAAGCTCGATCCGGAAAAACGCACGATCACAGTTCAGGCCGGCATTCGCTGGCGCGACATACAGGAAGAAATCGACAAGCACAATCTCGCCATTCGGATCATGCAAACCTATTCCAACTTCACCGTCGGCGGCTCGCTGAGCGTCAATGCCCATGGGCGGTATATCGGCGAGGGACCGCTGGTTCGTTCGGTGGACTCCATTAAAATCGTACGGGCGGATAGTAATGAGGTGACGGCCTCGCCGACCGTGAATACCTGCACAACGGGGATCTCTATCCACCCGCGTATGATGAGGTCGGGCTTGAAACCTGGGTCAGAACGGACAAGCCGCTGACCGTGAATGCGAGACTGATTCCCCGTGACCAGAAATACTGGCTTGAGCCCAACGTCATTTCCGCCATTTCCTCATTACCCTTCGGCGCTGAATTAAGGTCAAAGGTTCTGGACCCCTTGGTCAAATCCAAGGAGCTGGTGGTCTGGCGCAACCATGAAGCAAGCTACGACGTCGGGCAGTTGGAACCCGTAACGCCCCGCCTCGTTTTCACCTATGTTCTTCAGGAATATTTTATCCCCGTGGATCAATTCGATGCCTTTGTTCCCAGCCTTGCGAGGATCTTTCAAAAGCATTCGGTCAATGTCATCAATGTTTCGATACGGCATGCGCTGCCCGATCCCGGCACGCTGTTGGCCTGGGCACCGAAGGAAGCTTTTTCTTTTGTCGTCTACTGATGAAGCCCTGACGGTCGGAGGGTCCTATTACTTGCCCTACCAGATTCACGCGAAAGCGGAGCAATTTCAGAAGGCCTATCCTGGTCATCGGAAGTTTTTCGAGCTCAAGAGACAGCTTGATCCAACCAATAAGTTTCGCAACAAGCTTTGGGATGCTTATTTTAACTGAGTTGGGATGGGATAGGCTTGCCTAAGCGCGTCAAATGTATGACACGCAGATGTTCCACGTGAAACATGCCGCACTTATCCTGTAAACACATTCTCTGGCAAGGCTTTCAGAAGACTGAAGAACGGAAACTTCGGCGGGAAGCCCTCCCGGCCGCATGAGCCGGGAATGCATGGGGATTAGGTCTCAACCGTATGTCCGTCAGCGGCCTCATGCAGAAGCTCGAAGACAGGTTTGAGGGCTGCATCAGCCGCGTCGAGGATCGCATTGATATCATGCCGGCTG from the Oligoflexus sp. genome contains:
- a CDS encoding STAS-like domain-containing protein; this translates as MSKKAGRPKGTDLQSVQKTDQVITNKLRQSPGTNPTAFLAEKLGLSRQAVLARLNRLLDSGILRAEGKGKGRIYFVSEALPVEPLVLLPVQELAKLGEDEIFKRHISERIQSLAPHNKGLYSRQQYALTEILNNVIDHSQASQFLVRAYPSENGESVILEVEDNGRGIFDSIKSYFHLQDYWEAIGELAKGKRTTDPTRHAGEGLFFSARMADFFEIEANSLRYQYSSEQDDWSFGASPRQTGSLVRLTTQISNQRVPQDVFEKYTNDYSFDQKSPRLANPYIINLPPGHLPSRSEAKKILAGAEDFTSIVMDFKGVESIGQGFADEVFRVFKTAHPNIEIEVKNASAFVQRMIAHVQRG
- a CDS encoding DUF5522 domain-containing protein, which encodes MPDNPPSKLVEGVDYTIDPITGYMIFTAAYHLRRGYCCGSGCRNCPYRPEEQKQGGPSDD
- the purL gene encoding phosphoribosylformylglycinamidine synthase subunit PurL — translated: MQKELLQQLAQLSKNPRAQQIAEEGEAFKPLLKKHKINDTEYKTLREIVGRAPTLAELGVFSAMWSEHCSYKSSKVHLRKLPTEGKNVVVGPGENAGVVRLSEKLCAAFKMESHNHPSYIEPYQGAATGVGGILRDVFCMGARPVANLNSLRFGERSHPKTHYLFANVVKGIGDYGNCVGVPTVAGSVSFDKTYNGNILVNAMTVGLIHEDRIFKGFATGQHNLVVYVGSATGRDGIHGASMASDSFSSQASGERSTVQVGDPFAEKLVLEATLEVLEKGLVVGLQDMGAAGLTSSSFEMADRAGNGLYMNLDYVPTRAKNMSAYELLLSESQERMLLCVEPAKWPDLQECLKKWELAYAVIGVVTDTGRMQCVKNGILEVDVPVAPLADSAPRYERPYNLPKRSYSQDSSLRQKLAGIKATDLLVQMIQEDGNKERIYRQYDHHIGTKTILGPEEQGAGLLWIRSDWANPKETHLGLAVSAACNERYCSQDPMLGAAHAVLKCYRSIAATGAEPLAVTDCLNYGNPEDPEIMGQIVAGIDGIGLACRELDTPVVSGNVSLYNQTDGVSIAPTPMIGMIGKHADVRKALPAVLEGAATLYLLKPKASTPVFGGAMVMKVLGLESTTESVPTVSWQQEKEAAGLIRELMNKNQLNAARDVGAGGVLTTLAKMTLASENLGLDVLLKPTPAEAMSTYFGESSGTYILASASALDVTALNRTLQHSEVVELAKAAPGQDIKFDGQIVGRQQLKISSEASLDI
- the purQ gene encoding phosphoribosylformylglycinamidine synthase subunit PurQ, with the translated sequence MTRVSKLGQPRIGLIQFPGSNCDADCVDAFKRLFDIDIQLVWHEAHELPALDGVILPGGFSYGDYLRGGALASCSPIMGAVKTFAGKGGPIIGICNGFQVLTESQLLPGTLLKNASQTFICQYAYLKVAAGNSGYHQRLQGNLYKVPIAHGEGRFFVPADQLKALQDKGQILFQYADAEGNVNDSTSPNGAVANIAGIVSENGRILGMMPHPERASDALLGSNDGQPILEAFLATVL
- the purS gene encoding phosphoribosylformylglycinamidine synthase subunit PurS, producing the protein MIYEVVVELKEEVLDTQGRAIQQTLARLGATQLKAVKVSKRFLLDLDGDEASNLELVQKLAAEHLANPVSETFKCRKI
- the purF gene encoding amidophosphoribosyltransferase is translated as MAGFREECGVVGVMGDPEAAKLIYLGLYALQHRGQEAAGIVTMDGRGEFNGHKAFGLVGDGFTKDILTKLDGNNGIGHNRYSTSGGSRMVQNIQPFSFKTQLGPVSIAHNGNLTNADQLRQELEAQGSIFQSTSDTEVFMHLIARSEKDQLLDRIVEAMKKVKGAYSLVLLTKDRLFALRDPYGFRPLVMGRRGSAVVVASETCALELIDADIEREIAPGEIVEIFPDGFAKSYFPIQSPRKAFCSFEPIYFARPDSQIFGEEIYNLRKKMGAILAREAHVEADVVIAVPDSGVPMALGYAAEAGLPMELGLVRNHYVGRTFIEPSQSIRDFGVKLKLNPVGSSLRDKRVIVVDDSLVRGTTSVKILRMIRKAGAKEIHMRLGSPPITHSCYFGVDTPERSQLLAAQRNIEEIRDFIGADTLAFLSTKGLREALGSNNCNNYCYGCFNGDYPEDPCRPIPPQPTDKTGGPGLKAGF
- a CDS encoding DUF2071 domain-containing protein codes for the protein MAPRYHQLPCTPTLVFYDGECATCHFVVKFLLRRSQRERFRFIALQSVAGTELEATIRKNLKLDLTSSLIVWKNGELWARAAAVSAIVSELGWPWKFLLLFRLLPLGLCDFFYDLYASRRYKIAGRARDKDICAVLPREQRALFPADLSLASPLFQPRPEVFLSAQWHHLILVNFEVPAHILQEFLPYGVEVDSWNNQTLVSLVGFSFAGTSVKGMTLPWAADFEEVNLRFYVKRRVQEQGAWVERRAVVFVREIVPFTIIAATANLFYGERYRSLTMNHEAHHLENQKKVAYHWADQNGSCSIEAMLNGEPKPLEEGSLAEFITEHYFGYAKKGREASTEYQVEHPR
- a CDS encoding FAD-dependent oxidoreductase, with the translated sequence MTTFRKGQMPAFSIFFCLIVLMAFSHSWASQARPVVNDITRLNPIQVDIKRAVRNPKGPISIGGGRFSMGGQTATDNALQIDMRTFNRILKLDPEKRTITVQAGIRWRDIQEEIDKHNLAIRIMQTYSNFTVGGSLSVNAHGRYIGEGPLVRSVDSIKIVRADSNEVTASPTVNTCTTGISIHPRMMRSGLKPGSERTSR